The genome window GTTCATCGTTTTGCACGGCGAATTGACCATCCGTTTCCGCGATGGCGAAGTGCAGCTCCGCGAAGGCGAGATGTTCGTTGTGCCGAAAACAGTGGAGCATCTGCCGGTGGCGGCGGAGGAATGCCACATTATGCTGATTGAACCTGCCGGAACGGTGAATACCGGCGACGCCGGCGGCGAGCGCACCAAAGCTGCGGAGTGGTTGTAACCTTTACTGATAGTAAAAAATTCGGGTATTCAAAAAACATTTTTGGGAGAAAATTCAGGAGATTCCTGCATTCGCAGGAATGACAATTTAACAAACATTTTTTTATTCGTGCACACTGCGGCTCTATGGCAAATATCAGTTAATAAAAACAGGAACTTTTATGAACATTTTGATTACGGGAATGATTGCAGTGCTGCTGTTTGCAGCGTGCATGCATGACAAACATGAACATCCTGCACACGAAGCCAGTGGATCGGCAAAT of Calditrichia bacterium contains these proteins:
- a CDS encoding cupin domain-containing protein, which translates into the protein MIYNSINLKEKLAKIDAQWSPKIIAQMNDYHFKLAKIQGEFVWHSHAETDETFIVLHGELTIRFRDGEVQLREGEMFVVPKTVEHLPVAAEECHIMLIEPAGTVNTGDAGGERTKAAEWL